From the genome of Hymenobacter sp. PAMC 26628, one region includes:
- a CDS encoding GAF domain-containing protein encodes MPLAEEQRLQALRPYQLLNTMRDETFSELVRLAAKLFNVPIGIVAFVDEEEVSLGLNYGLEPGVDLVNRGETLCSVALLREETTIFENLYEHPCDLISPFLVNRLHLGFYAGHTLRTAAGYPIGVLCVIGNEPRTFSAAESELLARLATVVMGLLDLRLHLLQQPAWNQQLWEAIYARIESSVTRLETLGALAGWEEADGPNAQAYQASAREESLRIITVLTEQMQALRT; translated from the coding sequence TTGCCCCTCGCCGAAGAGCAGCGCTTGCAAGCGCTGCGGCCGTACCAGTTGCTGAATACGATGCGGGACGAGACGTTTTCGGAGTTGGTACGCCTGGCGGCCAAGCTCTTCAACGTGCCCATCGGTATTGTGGCGTTTGTGGACGAAGAGGAAGTGAGCCTGGGCCTCAACTACGGGCTGGAGCCGGGCGTAGACCTAGTGAACCGGGGCGAAACCCTGTGCTCGGTGGCCCTGCTGAGGGAGGAAACCACCATTTTTGAAAACCTGTACGAGCACCCCTGTGACCTAATTAGCCCCTTCTTGGTGAATCGGTTGCACCTGGGCTTCTACGCCGGCCACACGCTGCGCACCGCGGCTGGCTACCCCATCGGCGTGCTCTGCGTGATTGGCAACGAGCCCCGCACGTTCAGCGCGGCCGAGTCGGAGCTGCTGGCGCGCCTGGCCACCGTGGTGATGGGCCTGCTTGACCTGCGCCTGCACCTGCTGCAACAGCCCGCTTGGAACCAGCAGCTGTGGGAGGCCATCTACGCCCGCATCGAGAGTTCGGTGACGCGCCTGGAAACCCTGGGGGCCCTGGCCGGCTGGGAGGAGGCCGACGGGCCCAACGCCCAGGCCTACCAGGCCTCCGCCCGCGAGGAAAGCCTGCGGATAATTACGGTGCTGACGGAGCAAATGCAGGCCTTGCGCACCTGA
- a CDS encoding AAA family ATPase: protein MLPTPPAAAPTPPDYPALIQRVFTEMGKVVIGQQVLVGRLLIGLFTGGHILLEGVPGLAKTLAVSTLAKVLNLHFQRVQFTPDLLPSDLVGTMIYNQGQSVFEVKKGPIFANLVLADEINRSPAKVQSALLEAMQEGQVTIGEITYRLDRPFLVLATQNPVEQEGTYPLPEAQVDRFMLKVHVDYLKKADELEVMRRMANLSFQEDVQPVLTAADIQGIRQQINQVQISETLEKYIIELVFATRRPADYDLPDFAQAVQFGASPRASIALHRAAKAVAYLAGRDYVLPEDIKDVAADVLNHRILLTYEAEADGIRTQDLIEAILGKVPISS from the coding sequence ATGTTGCCCACGCCTCCCGCTGCTGCCCCCACGCCACCCGATTACCCCGCCCTCATCCAGCGGGTGTTCACCGAAATGGGCAAGGTGGTGATTGGCCAGCAGGTGCTGGTGGGGCGGCTGCTAATTGGGCTGTTCACGGGCGGGCACATCCTGCTCGAAGGCGTGCCGGGGCTAGCCAAGACATTGGCCGTGTCCACATTGGCCAAGGTGCTGAACCTGCACTTCCAGCGGGTGCAATTCACGCCCGACCTGCTGCCGTCCGACCTCGTGGGCACCATGATTTATAACCAGGGGCAGTCGGTGTTCGAGGTGAAGAAGGGTCCCATCTTCGCCAACTTGGTGCTGGCCGACGAAATCAACCGCTCGCCGGCCAAGGTGCAGAGTGCCCTGCTCGAAGCCATGCAGGAGGGCCAGGTCACCATCGGCGAAATTACTTACCGCCTCGACCGGCCGTTTCTGGTGCTGGCCACCCAAAACCCGGTGGAGCAGGAGGGCACCTACCCGCTCCCCGAGGCCCAGGTCGACCGCTTCATGCTGAAGGTGCACGTCGATTACCTCAAGAAGGCCGACGAGCTGGAAGTGATGCGCCGCATGGCCAACCTGAGCTTCCAGGAAGACGTGCAGCCGGTGCTGACGGCCGCTGACATCCAAGGCATTCGCCAGCAAATCAACCAGGTGCAGATTTCCGAAACGCTCGAGAAGTACATCATCGAGCTGGTGTTTGCCACCCGCCGCCCGGCCGACTACGACCTGCCCGACTTCGCGCAGGCCGTGCAGTTTGGGGCCAGCCCGCGGGCCAGCATTGCCCTGCACCGCGCCGCCAAGGCCGTGGCCTACCTGGCCGGCCGCGACTACGTGCTGCCCGAAGACATCAAGGACGTGGCCGCCGACGTGCTCAACCACCGCATCCTGCTAACTTATGAGGCGGAGGCCGACGGCATCCGCACTCAGGATTTAATCGAGGCCATCTTGGGTAAAGTGCCCATCAGCAGCTAG
- a CDS encoding T9SS type A sorting domain-containing protein — protein MLKPLLFAAAPAWFRRGLLALALLPALGARAQSIAYTPASAANVAGTYADLGTAGTAIATANTDDANSAAQNIGFTFNFNGTAFTQFVLNTNGFVRLGANAPSAAALFLSETANIADPILSQNPADVNILAPFNVDLAPGAAAGGTEYRVVTTGTQPNRVCTVQWKNVQDKAATYPTQYASLSFQLKLYEGTNNIEFVYGPTVASTGTATARFLVVGIKGSGRNDGQTVLAEKINSNNAWSTATFRTGYYANDGTNILYTHNYRADVPPDLGRTYRFTATLLAVAVYTLGKAATYASPLATQAGVVNYSNTTLTNLPVTLTVSGTTSFINTQTVASLAPGAAVLVTFPAFPITATSGTNTLTITVPATATTPVLSQAVTQTLSASDLSFLTADPTLGAGLTTAGSVLAVGYQVGSAVLTTVTPTFVGTGATGSTYQVVVYGATAAGQPGAALYTSPTRPRPAAGGPDAVAIPSTPVSGKFFVGVRTIGADNIGLGYQNEVPLLRPATFYLTTDGTTWADISSLGSISSRLAIDVTLGPGAPCAPVTALSAMPTGATTATVAFTAGSGNTSYTVTYTPTGGTARTVAPAPTASPVLLTGLTGGTAYTVSVVGNCGGGTATAASTTFTTGVPTATRNALGAGVLAAFPNPASRAFTLSLPAVAGARTAAVVLYNALGQQVQARTVALAPAGTQALLDVGSLAPGIYTVRVQAGSQSASLPITLQ, from the coding sequence ATGCTGAAACCGCTACTCTTTGCCGCCGCGCCCGCTTGGTTCCGGCGGGGGCTACTGGCGCTGGCCCTGCTGCCAGCCCTAGGGGCCCGGGCCCAGTCCATTGCTTATACCCCGGCCTCAGCCGCCAACGTGGCCGGCACCTACGCCGACCTGGGCACGGCGGGCACGGCCATTGCCACGGCCAACACCGACGACGCCAACTCGGCAGCCCAGAACATTGGGTTCACGTTTAATTTTAACGGCACGGCGTTCACACAATTCGTACTGAACACCAACGGCTTCGTGCGGCTGGGGGCCAACGCACCCTCGGCGGCGGCCCTGTTCCTGAGCGAGACGGCCAACATCGCCGACCCCATCCTCAGCCAGAACCCGGCCGACGTCAACATACTGGCCCCGTTTAACGTTGACTTGGCCCCCGGTGCGGCCGCTGGCGGTACCGAATACCGGGTAGTTACCACAGGTACGCAGCCCAACCGCGTGTGCACCGTGCAGTGGAAAAACGTGCAGGACAAAGCCGCTACCTACCCCACCCAGTACGCCAGCCTCAGCTTCCAACTCAAGCTCTACGAAGGCACCAACAACATTGAGTTCGTATATGGGCCCACGGTGGCGAGCACGGGTACCGCTACTGCCCGCTTTTTGGTAGTAGGCATCAAGGGTTCGGGGCGGAACGATGGCCAAACGGTGCTGGCAGAGAAAATAAACTCGAACAACGCCTGGTCAACCGCCACGTTCCGCACCGGCTACTACGCCAACGACGGCACCAACATCCTCTACACGCACAACTACCGCGCCGACGTGCCCCCCGACCTGGGCCGTACCTACCGCTTCACGGCCACGCTCCTGGCCGTAGCCGTGTACACGCTGGGCAAGGCCGCAACCTACGCCTCGCCCCTGGCCACGCAGGCGGGCGTGGTTAACTACTCGAACACCACCCTCACCAACCTGCCGGTAACGCTGACCGTGAGCGGCACCACCTCGTTCATCAACACGCAGACCGTGGCCTCGCTGGCGCCCGGTGCGGCGGTGCTAGTCACGTTCCCGGCCTTTCCCATTACGGCCACCAGCGGCACCAACACCCTGACGATAACGGTGCCGGCCACGGCCACCACCCCGGTCCTGTCGCAGGCCGTTACCCAAACGCTGTCGGCCTCTGACCTAAGCTTCCTCACGGCCGACCCAACTTTGGGCGCGGGCCTGACCACGGCGGGCAGCGTGCTGGCCGTGGGCTACCAGGTTGGTTCGGCCGTGCTCACCACCGTCACGCCCACTTTTGTGGGCACGGGCGCAACTGGCTCTACGTACCAGGTAGTGGTGTACGGAGCCACGGCCGCAGGCCAGCCCGGGGCGGCGCTGTATACGTCGCCCACCCGGCCCCGGCCCGCCGCTGGGGGCCCCGATGCAGTGGCCATTCCCAGCACGCCGGTCAGCGGGAAGTTCTTCGTGGGCGTGCGCACCATCGGCGCCGACAACATTGGGCTGGGCTACCAGAACGAGGTGCCGCTGCTGCGCCCCGCCACGTTTTACCTCACCACCGATGGCACCACTTGGGCCGACATCAGCAGCCTGGGGAGCATCAGCTCACGCCTGGCCATTGATGTAACGCTGGGCCCTGGGGCCCCCTGCGCACCCGTGACGGCCCTCAGCGCCATGCCCACCGGGGCCACCACGGCCACGGTGGCCTTCACGGCCGGCAGCGGTAACACCAGCTACACCGTGACCTACACGCCCACCGGGGGCACGGCCCGCACCGTGGCGCCAGCACCCACGGCCTCGCCGGTGCTGCTCACCGGCCTCACCGGCGGCACGGCCTACACCGTATCGGTGGTGGGCAACTGCGGCGGCGGCACGGCCACGGCGGCCTCCACCACCTTCACCACCGGGGTGCCCACGGCCACGCGCAACGCCCTAGGCGCCGGCGTGCTGGCCGCGTTCCCGAACCCGGCCAGCCGGGCCTTCACCCTCAGCCTGCCCGCCGTGGCCGGGGCCCGCACCGCCGCCGTGGTCCTGTACAACGCCCTCGGCCAGCAGGTGCAGGCCCGCACCGTTGCCCTGGCCCCCGCTGGCACCCAGGCCTTGCTCGACGTGGGCAGCCTCGCCCCCGGTATCTACACGGTGCGCGTGCAGGCCGGCAGCCAATCGGCCAGTTTACCCATTACACTGCAATAG
- a CDS encoding pyridoxine 5'-phosphate synthase, whose product MTKLSVNINKIATLRNARGPRARPDLLQAARDIERFGAEGITVHPRPDERHIRYQDVHDLRTTVTTELNVEGNPTPDFLALVRAVRPAQVTLVPDAPDAVTSNAGWDTILYQAFLRDVVAELHAHGSRVSIFLDTDLTLVDAAAATGTDRIELYTEAYARQYAAGREAAVGPYRAAAAHAGHLGLGVNAGHDLDLDNLAYLHQQLPELDEVSIGHALVADALYLGLENTVQLYKRQLR is encoded by the coding sequence ATGACTAAGCTCAGCGTCAACATCAACAAAATTGCCACCCTGCGCAACGCCCGGGGACCGCGCGCCCGCCCCGACTTGCTGCAAGCCGCCCGCGACATCGAGCGTTTCGGAGCCGAGGGCATCACGGTGCACCCGCGGCCCGACGAGCGCCACATCCGCTACCAGGACGTGCACGACCTGCGCACCACCGTGACCACCGAGCTGAACGTGGAGGGCAACCCCACGCCCGATTTCCTGGCCCTGGTGCGCGCGGTGCGCCCCGCCCAGGTGACGCTGGTGCCCGACGCGCCCGACGCCGTGACGTCCAACGCGGGCTGGGACACGATTTTGTACCAAGCATTTTTGCGCGACGTGGTGGCCGAGCTGCACGCCCACGGCAGCCGCGTCAGCATTTTCCTCGACACCGACCTGACCCTCGTAGACGCGGCCGCCGCCACTGGCACCGACCGCATCGAGCTCTACACCGAGGCCTACGCCCGGCAGTACGCCGCCGGCCGCGAGGCCGCCGTGGGGCCCTACCGCGCCGCCGCCGCCCACGCCGGCCACCTGGGCCTGGGCGTGAACGCCGGCCACGACCTCGACCTCGACAACCTGGCTTACCTGCACCAGCAGCTGCCGGAGCTGGATGAGGTGAGCATTGGGCACGCGCTGGTGGCCGACGCGCTGTACCTTGGCTTGGAAAACACCGTACAGCTCTACAAGCGGCAGCTGCGCTAG
- a CDS encoding GatB/YqeY domain-containing protein, which yields MPLKETLDAAIKQAMLAKDKVRLTALRSLKSQIMLAETAEGAQGAALTPDAELKLLNKAAKQRRDAAAIYKEQFRSDLEGNELAELAVIEEYLPQQLTEADLVERLVHIIQRVGAQGPSDLGKVMGVAARELSGQADGKMISQVVSNLLNNTNQ from the coding sequence ATGCCCCTCAAAGAAACCCTCGACGCCGCCATCAAGCAAGCCATGCTGGCCAAAGACAAGGTGCGCCTCACCGCGCTCCGCTCCCTCAAGTCGCAAATCATGCTGGCCGAAACCGCCGAAGGGGCTCAAGGCGCCGCCCTCACGCCCGATGCCGAGCTGAAGCTCCTCAACAAAGCCGCCAAGCAGCGCCGCGATGCCGCCGCCATCTACAAAGAGCAGTTCCGCTCCGACCTCGAAGGCAACGAGCTGGCCGAGCTGGCCGTCATCGAAGAATACCTGCCCCAGCAGCTCACCGAGGCTGATTTGGTCGAGCGCCTCGTGCACATTATCCAGCGCGTAGGGGCCCAGGGGCCGTCTGATTTGGGCAAGGTAATGGGCGTGGCCGCCCGCGAGCTAAGCGGCCAGGCCGACGGCAAAATGATTTCGCAAGTCGTGAGCAATCTGCTGAATAATACCAATCAGTAG
- a CDS encoding CvpA family protein codes for MTALDLLLLLVLGVGAVKGFRRGLVLEVASLLAFVLAVVGGISLLTATVPVVRHYVGEAYGLLPIVSFALVFGLILWGVHWLGGLLKTALHLTPLGFLDSLLGGAAGLLKWLLGLSLLLHGTGLAGLPLLGPQVVAGSQVLPVVRQATPLALRTTAYVLPVAKGLLTRMKTAFTKN; via the coding sequence ATGACGGCCCTCGACTTGCTCCTGCTACTTGTGCTTGGCGTGGGGGCCGTGAAAGGGTTCCGGCGCGGGCTGGTGCTGGAGGTGGCCTCGCTGCTGGCCTTCGTGCTGGCCGTGGTGGGGGGTATTAGCCTGCTTACGGCCACAGTACCGGTGGTGCGGCACTACGTGGGCGAAGCCTACGGACTGCTGCCGATTGTCTCGTTTGCGCTGGTGTTTGGGCTGATACTGTGGGGCGTGCACTGGCTGGGCGGTTTGCTGAAGACTGCCTTGCACCTCACCCCGCTGGGCTTCCTGGATAGCCTGCTGGGCGGAGCCGCGGGCCTGCTGAAGTGGCTGCTCGGCTTGAGCCTGCTGCTGCACGGCACTGGCCTGGCCGGGCTGCCGCTGCTGGGGCCCCAAGTGGTGGCCGGCTCGCAGGTGCTGCCCGTGGTGCGGCAGGCCACGCCGCTGGCCCTGCGCACCACGGCCTACGTGCTGCCCGTGGCCAAGGGCCTGCTCACGCGCATGAAAACCGCGTTTACAAAGAATTGA
- a CDS encoding anthranilate synthase component II yields the protein MKKLLLLDNFDSFTHTLADYLRQLGAEVVVRRNDVPLAELQQTAWDGIVLSPGPGVPAAAGVMPAVIAHYHARVPMLGVCLGHQALGEFFGAELGRAARPMHGKVSDVAWAPGAALAAGLPAVTPATRYHSLVLREPLPPALVALARTTGAPGPPELMALRHATWPLFGVQFHPEALLTPDGRAMLANWLRFCNIAKPVPPAAG from the coding sequence TTGAAAAAGCTACTGCTGCTCGACAACTTCGATTCCTTCACCCACACCCTGGCCGACTACCTGCGCCAGCTGGGGGCTGAGGTGGTGGTACGCCGCAACGACGTGCCCCTGGCCGAGCTGCAACAAACGGCCTGGGACGGCATCGTACTCTCGCCGGGGCCCGGCGTGCCGGCGGCGGCAGGCGTCATGCCGGCCGTCATTGCCCACTACCACGCGCGGGTGCCCATGCTGGGCGTGTGCCTGGGCCACCAGGCGCTGGGCGAGTTTTTCGGGGCCGAGCTGGGGCGGGCTGCCCGGCCCATGCACGGCAAGGTGTCGGACGTGGCCTGGGCCCCGGGGGCGGCGCTGGCGGCGGGCCTGCCGGCCGTCACGCCCGCCACGCGCTACCACTCGCTGGTGCTGCGCGAGCCGCTACCCCCGGCGCTAGTGGCACTGGCCCGCACCACCGGGGCCCCCGGCCCGCCCGAGCTGATGGCCCTGCGCCACGCCACGTGGCCGCTGTTTGGGGTGCAGTTTCACCCCGAAGCCCTGCTGACGCCCGACGGCCGGGCGATGTTGGCCAATTGGCTGCGGTTTTGTAACATTGCGAAACCCGTACCCCCCGCGGCCGGTTAG
- a CDS encoding alpha/beta fold hydrolase, with amino-acid sequence MELQTHHRQGYEYVDEGEGPVLLLLHGLFGALSNWADVVDAFRPGYRVLIPLLPIYDMPLAQAGVPGLARYVEGFVAALELPPAFAVLGNSLGGHVALVYTLDNPARVSRLVLTGSSGLFEDGMGGSFPKRGNYGFVQERVAYTFYNPAVATKELVDEIFRITNSNSKCLRIIAIARSAQRHNLTKELHRIQVPVLLVWGLNDTITPPPVAHDFARLLPAAELAFLDHCGHAPMMERPAGFNAYLRRFLRKTEPHPAVLA; translated from the coding sequence ATGGAACTGCAGACCCACCACCGCCAAGGCTACGAGTACGTCGACGAAGGCGAGGGTCCCGTGCTGCTCCTGCTGCACGGCTTGTTTGGGGCTCTCAGCAACTGGGCCGACGTAGTGGACGCCTTTCGGCCAGGCTACCGGGTGCTCATTCCGCTGCTGCCCATCTACGACATGCCGCTGGCGCAGGCTGGCGTGCCGGGCCTGGCGCGCTACGTCGAAGGCTTCGTGGCGGCGCTGGAGTTGCCGCCGGCCTTCGCGGTGCTTGGCAACTCGCTGGGCGGGCACGTAGCCTTGGTATACACCCTCGACAACCCGGCCCGGGTGAGCCGGCTGGTGCTCACGGGTAGCAGCGGCTTGTTTGAGGACGGTATGGGCGGCTCGTTTCCCAAGCGCGGCAACTACGGCTTCGTGCAAGAGCGGGTGGCCTACACCTTTTATAATCCCGCGGTAGCTACCAAGGAGCTCGTTGATGAGATTTTTCGCATCACCAACTCCAATTCTAAGTGCCTGCGCATCATTGCCATTGCGCGTTCGGCCCAGCGCCACAACCTCACCAAGGAGCTGCACCGCATCCAGGTGCCGGTGCTGCTGGTGTGGGGCCTGAACGATACCATCACCCCGCCGCCGGTGGCCCACGATTTTGCCCGCCTGCTGCCCGCGGCCGAGCTGGCCTTCCTCGACCACTGCGGCCACGCCCCGATGATGGAGCGCCCCGCCGGTTTCAATGCCTACTTGCGCCGGTTCTTGCGAAAGACTGAGCCGCATCCCGCCGTTTTGGCCTGA
- a CDS encoding CBS domain-containing protein — protein MQAMLAEDLLNEMIPPLKGTDSLGKAARWLDEFRVGQLPVLAERQYCGLVTEADLADFEDPNTLLSELTLGFRETFVRPDQHFFRVVELAIENKLQLVPVVDDDDTYVGVVTVADALAAFGPQTSAPGQGGIIVLSMAERDYSLSQISRYVEENKAKIVNAHTMPDEQDPYRIRLTLKLNTDNLARIVATLERFGYVVTAQFSGAGEVSEDEQERYDGLLRYLSV, from the coding sequence ATGCAAGCCATGCTCGCTGAAGATTTACTCAACGAAATGATTCCGCCCCTCAAGGGCACCGACTCGCTGGGCAAAGCCGCCCGGTGGCTCGACGAATTTCGGGTGGGCCAGTTGCCGGTGCTGGCCGAGCGCCAGTACTGCGGCCTGGTAACGGAGGCCGATCTGGCCGACTTTGAAGACCCCAACACGCTACTTTCCGAACTTACGCTGGGTTTTCGTGAAACATTCGTGCGGCCCGACCAGCACTTTTTTCGGGTGGTGGAGCTAGCTATTGAAAACAAGCTCCAGCTGGTACCGGTGGTGGACGACGACGACACCTACGTGGGCGTGGTGACGGTAGCCGACGCGCTGGCCGCCTTCGGGCCCCAAACGTCGGCCCCCGGCCAGGGCGGCATCATTGTGCTCAGCATGGCCGAGCGCGATTACTCACTCTCGCAAATCAGCCGCTACGTGGAGGAAAACAAGGCCAAGATTGTCAACGCCCATACCATGCCCGACGAGCAGGACCCGTACCGCATCCGCCTCACCCTGAAGCTGAACACCGACAACCTGGCCCGCATCGTGGCCACGCTCGAGCGATTTGGCTACGTGGTGACGGCCCAGTTCAGCGGCGCCGGCGAGGTGAGTGAGGACGAGCAGGAGCGCTACGACGGCCTGCTGCGCTACCTGAGCGTGTAG
- a CDS encoding POTRA domain-containing protein, translated as MLGWLASPGPALADTLPLRATRALPPVVAPTDTLVRILPCEGAPARARVAVVLLVGNRVTRERTLRAELNIREGDTLNLADLPARLEANRRRLFNLQLFHTVLVQASCQGNGQLVLLFVVQERLYTFPVPIFSIADRNFRAWLDRPDRWRRLDYGIHLVRNNFRGRNEQLTANLQLGFNPKYEVFYEAPGLGRTRRVGVGGGFSFSQSRSVDFRTLGDRLQAYRADDAYPIQRLYASGGLRLRHTVQFLTALDASYHREQILDSVNFDNPNYFLGRTAREFLDFSLVSTLNQRNTFAYPLTGQFAQGLLAHRVFLNPDLPALTTLRLVYDHYFSLGHRFYYAFELNGQVRLTRALAYADARALGNDALVRGYDAYVVDGRHYGLVQQGLSYRLFNASEIHLAGINNPKINTIPLVAYLNLFADAGYVVAPGAPPGNQLPNRLLRSAGLGLHLVTYYDRVFTLEYTRNGLGQAGYFFRSTFPI; from the coding sequence TTGCTGGGGTGGCTGGCCAGTCCGGGGCCCGCCCTGGCCGACACGTTGCCCCTACGTGCTACCCGCGCCCTGCCCCCCGTGGTGGCTCCCACCGATACGCTGGTGCGCATTTTGCCCTGCGAGGGGGCCCCGGCCCGGGCGCGGGTGGCAGTGGTGCTGCTAGTGGGCAACCGCGTGACGCGCGAACGCACCTTAAGGGCCGAGCTAAACATCCGCGAGGGCGATACCCTCAACCTGGCCGACCTGCCTGCCCGCCTCGAAGCCAACCGCCGCCGGTTGTTTAACCTCCAGCTTTTCCACACGGTGCTGGTGCAGGCCAGTTGCCAGGGCAACGGCCAGCTAGTGCTGCTGTTTGTGGTGCAGGAGCGGCTATATACGTTTCCGGTGCCCATCTTTTCCATCGCCGACCGCAACTTCCGCGCTTGGCTCGACCGGCCCGACCGCTGGCGGCGGCTCGACTACGGCATCCATTTGGTACGCAACAATTTCCGGGGCCGCAACGAGCAGCTAACGGCCAACTTGCAATTGGGGTTTAACCCCAAGTACGAAGTGTTTTACGAAGCCCCCGGCCTGGGCCGCACCCGCCGCGTGGGCGTGGGCGGCGGCTTTTCTTTTTCCCAGAGCCGCTCCGTCGATTTCCGCACCCTTGGCGACCGCCTGCAAGCCTACCGCGCCGACGACGCCTACCCCATCCAGCGGCTCTATGCCTCAGGGGGCCTGCGCTTGCGCCACACGGTGCAGTTCCTCACCGCCCTCGACGCCTCGTACCACCGCGAGCAGATTCTGGATTCGGTGAACTTCGACAACCCCAACTATTTCCTGGGCCGCACCGCGCGCGAGTTCCTCGATTTTAGCCTCGTCAGCACACTCAACCAGCGCAATACCTTCGCCTATCCGCTCACCGGGCAATTTGCCCAGGGCTTGCTAGCGCACCGCGTCTTTCTAAACCCCGACCTGCCGGCCCTTACCACTCTGCGCTTGGTCTACGACCATTATTTTTCGCTCGGCCACCGCTTTTATTACGCGTTCGAGCTGAACGGACAAGTGCGCCTCACCAGGGCCCTGGCCTACGCCGATGCGCGCGCCCTGGGCAACGACGCCCTGGTGCGCGGCTACGACGCGTACGTCGTCGATGGCCGCCACTACGGCCTTGTGCAGCAGGGGCTGAGCTACCGGCTTTTCAACGCCAGCGAAATTCACTTGGCTGGCATCAATAATCCTAAAATCAACACCATTCCGCTGGTAGCCTACCTCAACCTGTTCGCCGACGCGGGCTACGTAGTGGCCCCCGGGGCCCCACCCGGCAACCAGCTGCCCAACCGCTTGCTGCGCTCAGCGGGCCTCGGTTTGCACTTGGTCACGTACTACGACCGGGTGTTCACCCTCGAATACACCCGAAACGGCCTGGGCCAAGCTGGGTATTTTTTTCGCAGCACCTTCCCCATCTGA
- a CDS encoding NAD kinase: MKFAILGKPFAEDAAPAIQALLDDLAARQAEVRIVESFRTYLDNTLRLPANTTSFRRGDSLRGTNFVLSIGGDGTLLDTVTYVGALQIPILGIHTGRLGFLATVTPEGIGQAIDALYKGHFVFDDRSLIRVDTDPDVFGGLNFGLNEFSILKGDSASMIAVHTYIDGEYLNSYWADGLVVATPTGSTGYSLSCGGPVLVPQTNNFIIAPVCPHNLNVRPLVVSNQSVLSFEIEGRSSNYMLSLDSRSISVDANVQMAVRRESFCARLVKLNHVNFLSTLRSKLNWGLDRRNPSSVLG, translated from the coding sequence ATGAAATTCGCCATCCTTGGCAAGCCCTTCGCAGAGGATGCCGCCCCGGCCATCCAAGCCCTTCTCGACGATTTGGCTGCCCGCCAGGCCGAAGTGCGCATCGTGGAGTCCTTTCGCACCTACCTGGACAACACCCTGCGCTTGCCCGCCAACACCACCAGTTTCCGGCGCGGCGACTCGCTGCGGGGCACCAATTTCGTGCTCAGCATCGGCGGCGACGGCACCTTGCTCGACACCGTGACCTACGTGGGGGCCCTGCAAATTCCTATTCTGGGCATCCACACCGGCCGGCTGGGTTTCTTGGCTACCGTCACCCCTGAGGGCATTGGCCAGGCCATCGACGCCCTATATAAAGGCCATTTCGTGTTTGATGACCGCAGCCTCATTCGCGTTGATACCGACCCGGACGTATTTGGCGGGCTGAACTTTGGGTTGAATGAATTTAGTATTTTAAAAGGAGACTCGGCTTCGATGATTGCCGTGCACACTTACATTGATGGTGAATATTTGAATTCCTACTGGGCTGATGGCCTTGTGGTAGCCACGCCCACCGGCTCCACGGGCTATTCGCTGAGTTGCGGGGGCCCTGTATTGGTTCCCCAAACCAACAATTTTATCATTGCGCCCGTATGCCCCCACAATCTGAACGTGCGGCCCCTCGTTGTGTCTAACCAAAGCGTGCTTTCCTTTGAAATTGAGGGTCGTAGCTCCAATTATATGCTTTCGCTCGACTCCCGCTCCATCTCTGTTGATGCGAATGTGCAGATGGCTGTGCGCCGCGAAAGCTTCTGCGCACGACTGGTCAAGCTAAATCACGTCAATTTTTTGAGTACGCTCCGCAGCAAACTGAATTGGGGACTCGACCGTCGCAACCCCAGTTCGGTGCTGGGTTAA